A portion of the bacterium genome contains these proteins:
- a CDS encoding sigma-70 family RNA polymerase sigma factor, with amino-acid sequence MVLADYVRELQRVALLRPEEEARLWRAYKGRADVRSRTRLIESYQPLVFKVAMHLHLREAIVMDMIQEGTVGLIEAVERFDPARGVRFSTFATYRIRGRMLNALHRERTVGIIDGGGESSDEALLERVQDPEAAERLARVEDGVVAEQVAAAIDRLPTRERRILRAMFLKEEPRRIAGELRISLSHFYRLQKQAVQRIRASLTLVPPGARAQE; translated from the coding sequence ATGGTCCTAGCCGACTACGTCCGTGAGTTGCAACGGGTGGCCCTGCTGCGCCCGGAGGAGGAAGCCCGCCTGTGGCGGGCTTATAAGGGCCGCGCCGATGTCCGCAGCCGGACGCGGTTGATCGAGTCCTACCAACCGTTGGTGTTCAAGGTGGCGATGCACCTCCACCTGCGCGAGGCCATCGTCATGGACATGATCCAGGAGGGGACGGTGGGGCTGATCGAAGCGGTGGAGCGATTCGATCCGGCGCGGGGGGTCCGGTTCAGCACATTCGCCACCTACCGGATCCGGGGGCGCATGCTCAACGCCCTACATCGTGAGCGAACGGTGGGGATCATCGACGGCGGCGGGGAGTCCTCCGATGAGGCCCTGCTCGAGCGCGTCCAGGACCCGGAGGCCGCGGAGCGGCTGGCGCGCGTCGAGGACGGCGTGGTCGCGGAGCAGGTGGCGGCGGCGATTGACCGGCTGCCCACGCGCGAACGGCGCATCCTCCGGGCGATGTTCCTCAAGGAGGAGCCGAGGCGCATCGCCGGCGAACTGCGCATCAGCCTCTCGCACTTCTACCGCCTGCAGAAACAGGCCGTGCAGCGGATCCGAGCGAGCTTGACGCTGGTCCCGCCTGGCGCCCGGGCCCAGGAGTGA
- a CDS encoding BamA/TamA family outer membrane protein — translation MTNPWIRTARRVACGLAWAFLVVTTASTSLWAQPSSPPPSSPAPAQQQQPTPSQPPAPPTPPAPPSTTPPAQPPAPSLTPPGPFVPQPGVAPQIIPPSKVVEVVVRGNETIPTDEILAVVSTKVNDPLNESGLRNDVQAILNIGEFADAVVRLEPVPDGVRVVFVVVENPIVKAIDVKGNTIVPTSEVQSTLGVATGKVLNTVTMRSGVRAVEKLYVDKGYVLARVADVSVSPEGTLQVVVSEGRIDAIKVEGLKKTHEYVVLRQLTFKPGDVFNVNQVNASLKRLFQLQYFSDVKATPGPGASPDTVAVTISVTEQKTATLSFGLGYSNQTGIEGFIGLQDKDFGGNGQTVSVQYANTVNFGTSYAIAFHEPYFLGSPTALDTQLFDTTTIPTDYSLGLNNSFQYDMTQVGGFLSFTKPIDPIDSLNYGIKAVTTTFGNPLVGTNPPSNFQFTPGQLTALVLGASRDTRNDPNGPTSGEHITLTGEFAFQVLGGSFTFQKYEADYAHFFPIGPTGTLVGHVHVGYSAVPLPIQEQLYLGGQTTLRGYAAGRFRGDESALLQVEYRFPISSLPFLHSFTGITGVAFVDTGDAEPTGGSLTPHTDVGVGIQVKTAIGPFRLDYGVSPEGGQLWISTGLEF, via the coding sequence ATGACCAACCCGTGGATACGGACAGCGCGCCGGGTCGCCTGTGGTCTGGCGTGGGCGTTTCTGGTGGTGACGACGGCCTCAACGAGCCTGTGGGCCCAGCCGTCCTCGCCTCCGCCGTCGTCTCCCGCCCCCGCCCAACAGCAGCAGCCGACTCCATCCCAACCGCCCGCGCCCCCAACCCCTCCCGCGCCGCCGTCCACCACGCCGCCGGCACAACCCCCCGCTCCGAGCCTCACCCCGCCGGGGCCGTTTGTGCCGCAACCGGGAGTCGCCCCGCAGATCATCCCGCCGAGCAAGGTGGTGGAGGTGGTCGTCCGCGGGAATGAGACGATTCCGACCGACGAGATCCTGGCGGTGGTGTCCACCAAGGTCAACGATCCGCTGAACGAATCGGGGCTCCGAAACGACGTCCAGGCGATTCTCAACATCGGGGAGTTCGCGGACGCGGTCGTCCGGCTCGAGCCGGTGCCGGACGGCGTTCGGGTCGTGTTCGTGGTGGTGGAGAACCCGATCGTCAAGGCGATCGACGTGAAGGGGAACACGATCGTCCCCACCTCTGAGGTCCAGAGCACGCTGGGGGTGGCGACCGGGAAAGTTCTGAACACCGTGACGATGCGCAGTGGGGTGCGGGCGGTCGAGAAGCTCTACGTGGACAAGGGGTACGTGCTGGCGCGGGTCGCCGACGTGTCCGTCAGCCCGGAGGGGACGCTTCAGGTGGTGGTCTCCGAGGGGCGGATCGACGCGATCAAGGTGGAGGGGCTGAAAAAAACCCACGAGTACGTGGTCCTCCGCCAGCTCACCTTCAAGCCCGGCGACGTGTTCAACGTCAATCAGGTGAACGCCAGCCTGAAGAGGCTCTTTCAGCTGCAGTACTTCTCCGACGTCAAGGCGACCCCCGGGCCGGGGGCCTCGCCCGACACGGTGGCGGTGACGATCTCGGTCACCGAGCAGAAGACCGCGACGCTGAGCTTCGGGCTCGGGTACAGCAACCAGACCGGGATCGAGGGGTTCATCGGCCTGCAGGATAAGGATTTCGGGGGAAACGGGCAGACCGTGTCGGTGCAGTATGCGAACACGGTCAACTTCGGCACGAGTTACGCCATCGCGTTCCACGAACCGTACTTCCTCGGGTCCCCCACCGCGCTGGACACCCAGTTGTTCGACACGACGACGATCCCCACCGATTATTCGCTGGGGCTCAACAACTCGTTCCAGTACGACATGACCCAGGTCGGGGGATTCCTCTCGTTCACGAAGCCGATCGATCCCATCGACTCGTTGAACTACGGGATCAAGGCCGTCACCACGACCTTCGGGAACCCCCTCGTCGGGACGAACCCGCCGTCGAATTTCCAATTCACCCCGGGGCAGCTCACGGCGCTCGTCCTGGGCGCCAGCCGGGACACTCGAAATGACCCCAACGGGCCGACCAGTGGGGAGCACATCACCCTCACCGGCGAGTTCGCGTTTCAGGTGCTGGGCGGGAGCTTCACCTTCCAGAAGTACGAGGCGGACTATGCCCACTTCTTCCCGATCGGTCCCACCGGCACGCTGGTGGGGCACGTCCACGTGGGCTACTCGGCCGTGCCGCTGCCGATTCAGGAACAGCTCTATCTCGGCGGCCAGACCACGCTGCGGGGCTACGCCGCCGGCCGGTTCCGGGGCGACGAGAGCGCGCTCTTGCAGGTGGAATACAGGTTCCCGATCAGCTCGCTGCCGTTTCTCCATTCGTTTACGGGAATCACGGGTGTGGCGTTTGTCGATACCGGCGACGCGGAGCCGACCGGGGGGTCGTTGACGCCCCACACCGACGTCGGGGTCGGGATCCAGGTGAAGACCGCCATCGGGCCGTTCCGCCTCGACTACGGGGTCAGCCCGGAGGGCGGTCAATTGTGGATCTCAACCGGGCTGGAGTTCTGA
- a CDS encoding OmpH family outer membrane protein: MKWSAKTISVALAAIIVLGAAGFIIARSGPVLGQSFTIGYVDMARAIDAHPRKASAEGALRDYAQSQIADAQTRMKGMPAAQQQDVQRQVQADILKKRQELIGGLEKDIRAAVEKIAKQQGVTIVLSREVVLYGGVDLTDQVIKAVSGK; this comes from the coding sequence ATGAAGTGGAGCGCAAAAACCATCAGCGTGGCCTTGGCGGCGATCATCGTCCTCGGCGCCGCCGGGTTCATCATCGCCCGATCGGGCCCGGTCCTCGGGCAGTCCTTCACGATCGGGTACGTCGACATGGCCAGGGCGATCGACGCGCACCCGCGGAAGGCGAGCGCGGAGGGGGCGCTGCGGGACTACGCCCAATCCCAGATCGCCGACGCCCAGACCCGGATGAAGGGTATGCCCGCGGCGCAGCAGCAGGACGTCCAGCGCCAGGTGCAGGCGGACATCCTCAAGAAGCGCCAAGAGCTGATCGGCGGCCTGGAAAAAGACATCCGGGCCGCCGTCGAGAAGATCGCCAAGCAGCAGGGCGTGACGATCGTGCTGAGCCGCGAGGTCGTCCTGTACGGCGGCGTGGACCTCACCGACCAGGTGATCAAGGCGGTGAGCGGCAAGTGA
- a CDS encoding OmpH family outer membrane protein: MIRPFAWAALAVLLAGCAGHPAARPAAPLAAPEAPAARAPRIVVVDLMRVARVHPRWPEILAFDRQIADLQAMLAVASAAPGPPVSVDIPKVDLTPEMKAAIEKMRPEFQQQVEAIKEAARQELDAYVAQLRADEQSQMEAKRSELEAQLTKAAQDKHDALSKDFDQYQQQMLAQYRLPLLNLKLKLEDVQQSSRDQADQLTAQVQALTKERDDKIAAHEKANQQELQDFQKQQIQQVNAQLEAFQKQLSAQGQQQVNDRAAQVTARVRTQIEAKQAEFNQRLRGQEQAIVTSARQAQTREVVQARTQAEKQIQTRAQSEVSRFRALQQQLQAVQRARATLYAAIVSDVRVEAAALAQGKGWDVVLTQSIAAPGAVDGTDELIARIRR, translated from the coding sequence ATGATCCGCCCGTTCGCCTGGGCGGCCCTGGCCGTCCTGCTCGCCGGGTGCGCCGGCCATCCCGCGGCGCGGCCGGCGGCCCCTCTCGCTGCGCCCGAGGCGCCGGCGGCCCGCGCCCCGCGGATCGTCGTGGTGGACTTGATGCGGGTGGCCCGGGTCCACCCGCGGTGGCCCGAGATCCTCGCCTTCGACCGGCAGATCGCCGACCTTCAGGCCATGCTGGCCGTGGCGTCGGCGGCCCCGGGGCCGCCGGTGAGCGTCGACATCCCCAAGGTCGACCTGACGCCGGAGATGAAGGCCGCCATAGAGAAGATGCGCCCCGAGTTCCAGCAGCAGGTGGAGGCGATCAAAGAGGCGGCCCGCCAGGAGCTCGATGCCTACGTCGCCCAACTGCGCGCGGACGAGCAGAGTCAGATGGAGGCCAAGCGTTCCGAACTGGAGGCACAGCTGACCAAGGCCGCCCAGGACAAGCACGACGCGCTCAGCAAAGATTTCGATCAGTACCAGCAGCAGATGCTGGCGCAGTACCGGTTGCCCCTCCTCAACCTGAAGCTGAAGCTCGAAGATGTGCAGCAGTCGAGCCGCGATCAGGCGGACCAGCTGACCGCGCAGGTGCAAGCCCTCACCAAGGAACGCGACGACAAGATCGCCGCGCACGAGAAGGCGAACCAGCAGGAGCTGCAGGATTTCCAGAAACAGCAGATCCAGCAGGTGAACGCTCAGCTCGAGGCGTTCCAGAAGCAGCTGAGCGCGCAGGGGCAGCAGCAGGTCAACGACCGGGCGGCGCAGGTCACCGCGCGTGTCCGCACGCAGATCGAGGCGAAGCAGGCGGAATTCAACCAACGCCTGCGGGGACAGGAGCAGGCCATCGTCACCTCCGCGCGGCAGGCCCAAACCCGCGAGGTCGTCCAGGCGCGGACGCAGGCCGAAAAGCAGATCCAGACCCGGGCACAGTCCGAGGTGAGCCGATTCCGCGCCCTGCAGCAGCAGCTCCAAGCCGTCCAGCGCGCCCGGGCGACACTGTACGCGGCGATCGTGTCGGACGTGCGCGTGGAGGCGGCGGCGCTGGCGCAGGGAAAGGGGTGGGACGTCGTGCTCACCCAGTCCATCGCCGCGCCCGGCGCGGTGGATGGAACCGACGAGCTGATCGCCCGCATCAGGCGGTGA
- the lpxD gene encoding UDP-3-O-(3-hydroxymyristoyl)glucosamine N-acyltransferase, producing the protein MRLDRLAERIGGTLAGDPALEVDRVVPVEEARAGAVVVLADPRRLAGVEATGAAVILAHGAPSTHLPAIRVENVRLAFALALRALVPPEPPPAGIHPTCVLGARVQVGAAVSLGPYVVVGDGVTLGDRVQLHAHVVVEGGVRIGPDTILHPGVTVRHGCRVGARVIIQGGTVIGSDGFGYAQDAQRRFVLIPQVGVVVIEDDVEIGANVTVDRATLGATRIGRGTKLDNLIHIAHNVQIGEDSALAAAVHIAGSSRIGNRVMIGGLVAIRDHVAIGDDAIVQGASTVAHNIPPGEIWSGQPSQPARMERQAEAAYRRLPQMVRGLRDLERRLRRLEGG; encoded by the coding sequence ATGCGGCTGGATCGACTCGCCGAACGGATCGGCGGAACGCTGGCGGGGGATCCGGCACTGGAAGTAGATCGGGTGGTGCCGGTGGAGGAGGCCCGGGCCGGGGCCGTTGTGGTCCTGGCCGATCCACGGCGCCTCGCAGGCGTCGAGGCCACGGGCGCGGCGGTGATCCTGGCCCACGGCGCACCGTCGACCCACCTGCCCGCGATCCGCGTCGAGAACGTCCGGCTGGCGTTTGCCCTGGCCCTGCGCGCGCTCGTCCCGCCCGAGCCCCCACCCGCCGGCATCCACCCCACCTGTGTCCTGGGGGCGCGGGTGCAGGTGGGGGCAGCGGTGTCGCTGGGACCCTATGTTGTGGTCGGCGACGGGGTGACCTTGGGCGACCGGGTGCAGCTGCACGCCCACGTGGTGGTCGAAGGTGGCGTGCGGATCGGCCCCGACACCATCCTCCACCCCGGGGTGACGGTCCGACACGGCTGCCGGGTGGGCGCGCGGGTGATCATTCAGGGGGGGACGGTCATCGGCAGCGACGGCTTCGGGTACGCGCAGGATGCGCAGCGCCGGTTTGTCCTGATTCCCCAGGTCGGGGTGGTCGTCATCGAGGACGACGTGGAGATCGGGGCCAACGTCACGGTGGACCGCGCGACGCTCGGGGCGACGCGGATCGGTCGCGGCACGAAGCTCGACAACCTCATCCACATCGCGCACAATGTCCAGATCGGTGAGGATTCGGCGCTGGCGGCTGCGGTCCACATCGCGGGGAGCAGCAGGATCGGCAACCGGGTGATGATCGGCGGGTTGGTCGCGATCAGAGACCACGTCGCGATCGGGGACGATGCGATCGTGCAGGGAGCCTCGACCGTCGCGCACAACATCCCGCCGGGGGAAATCTGGTCCGGGCAGCCCAGCCAGCCGGCCAGAATGGAGCGGCAGGCCGAGGCGGCTTACCGGCGCCTGCCGCAGATGGTTCGCGGGCTGCGGGACCTCGAACGCCGCCTCCGGCGTCTCGAGGGCGGGTAG
- the lpxC gene encoding UDP-3-O-acyl-N-acetylglucosamine deacetylase: MQARRQGTIAVPVRLEGIGLHTGEFRRMTLRPAPPDTGVVFRRSGGEAVPATLAAVSGTSGCIALGGERGVQTVEHLLSAAWALGVDNLQVDLDGREVPGLDGSALPIVRALAEAGREPQAAARPILEIREPVWVGAGGAWVVALPAPQFGVACLVTLEAPRSEEQGATFDPARDRYEEVIAPARTWGYERDADALHRRGLALGASLQNTLVIGGDGFLNPPRFPNEAARHKVLDLLGDLALVGSEIRGYVIAVRAGHGLHVALAKALRGREG, translated from the coding sequence GTGCAGGCCCGCCGCCAGGGGACGATCGCCGTCCCCGTGCGCCTTGAGGGGATCGGGCTCCACACCGGTGAGTTCCGCCGGATGACGCTGCGCCCCGCGCCTCCCGACACGGGCGTGGTGTTTCGTCGGTCCGGCGGCGAGGCGGTGCCGGCCACCCTCGCCGCGGTCAGCGGCACCTCCGGGTGCATCGCCCTCGGCGGCGAGCGCGGCGTCCAGACCGTGGAGCACCTGCTCTCCGCGGCGTGGGCGCTGGGGGTAGACAACTTGCAGGTCGACCTCGACGGCCGCGAGGTCCCGGGGTTGGACGGGAGCGCGCTGCCGATCGTGCGGGCGCTCGCCGAGGCGGGTCGGGAACCGCAGGCGGCGGCGCGGCCGATCCTCGAGATCCGCGAGCCGGTTTGGGTGGGCGCGGGCGGGGCGTGGGTGGTGGCGCTGCCCGCGCCGCAGTTCGGTGTGGCCTGCCTCGTGACGCTCGAGGCCCCGCGGTCGGAGGAGCAGGGCGCGACCTTCGACCCCGCCCGGGACCGCTACGAGGAAGTGATCGCCCCGGCGCGAACGTGGGGGTACGAAAGGGATGCGGACGCGCTGCACCGCCGCGGCCTGGCGCTCGGGGCGTCGCTCCAGAACACCCTGGTGATCGGGGGGGATGGGTTCCTCAACCCACCGCGATTCCCCAACGAGGCGGCGCGGCACAAGGTGCTCGACCTGCTGGGAGATCTGGCGCTCGTGGGGAGCGAGATTCGAGGGTACGTGATCGCGGTGCGCGCCGGGCACGGCCTGCACGTGGCCCTGGCCAAGGCGCTCCGCGGACGGGAGGGATGA
- the fabZ gene encoding 3-hydroxyacyl-ACP dehydratase FabZ — MSVADRHPGRMDLLEIMSHIPHRYPFLLVDRILEIDPGRRIVGLKNVSGNEPFFDGHFPGLPVMPGVLIAEAMAQVGGVLASMLPGAEHKLAYFAAIERCRFRRPVRPGDQLIIEVIVLRLRDRVGKMQVAARVDGELVADGVFTYWVMDLQDLNKEVVGGRIVAAAETRDGSV; from the coding sequence ATGAGCGTGGCCGACCGGCACCCGGGGCGGATGGATCTCCTGGAGATCATGAGCCACATCCCCCACCGCTACCCATTCCTGCTCGTGGATCGGATCCTGGAGATCGATCCGGGGCGGAGGATCGTGGGGCTGAAGAACGTCTCGGGCAACGAGCCGTTCTTCGACGGGCACTTTCCGGGCCTTCCGGTGATGCCGGGGGTGTTGATCGCGGAAGCGATGGCCCAGGTCGGCGGGGTGCTCGCCTCGATGCTCCCGGGGGCGGAACACAAGCTGGCCTATTTTGCGGCGATCGAGCGGTGCCGGTTCCGGCGGCCGGTCCGGCCTGGCGACCAACTGATCATCGAGGTGATCGTGCTGCGCCTGCGGGACCGGGTGGGCAAGATGCAGGTTGCGGCCCGGGTGGATGGGGAGTTGGTCGCGGACGGCGTGTTCACCTACTGGGTGATGGATCTCCAGGACCTGAATAAGGAAGTGGTCGGCGGGCGGATCGTCGCCGCCGCGGAGACGCGGGATGGCTCGGTCTGA
- the lpxA gene encoding acyl-ACP--UDP-N-acetylglucosamine O-acyltransferase has protein sequence MARSDRTASRRPVARELASAAPRVDRTASVDPGAQLGPGVEVGPHAVIEDHVTVGAGTWIGPHAVIEEWTTLGADCRVHPGAVLGGPPQDRHFAGERSYLRVGDRVTFREHVTVSRATGEGAETVIGDDTQMLAYSHAGHNCQVGRQVIITNFTQLSGHVVVEDRVVFSGMAGVIQFARIGTLAMVTGLTRILKDVPPYMLVEGDPLRIVAPNRVGLQRAGISPEIQLQLRRAHRLLIRSGLDVSHALERIERELGDSEEVRHFVHFIRDSQARGMGIGR, from the coding sequence ATGGCTCGGTCTGATCGAACCGCGTCGCGGCGGCCGGTGGCCCGCGAGCTAGCGTCCGCGGCGCCTCGGGTGGACCGGACGGCCTCGGTCGATCCGGGGGCACAGCTCGGGCCGGGGGTGGAGGTCGGGCCCCACGCGGTGATCGAGGATCATGTCACGGTCGGGGCGGGGACGTGGATCGGCCCCCACGCCGTGATCGAGGAATGGACGACGCTGGGGGCGGACTGCCGGGTGCACCCCGGCGCCGTCCTGGGCGGTCCTCCGCAGGACCGGCACTTCGCCGGCGAGCGCAGCTACCTCCGGGTCGGCGACCGGGTGACGTTCCGCGAGCACGTCACCGTCAGCCGGGCCACGGGAGAGGGCGCGGAGACGGTGATCGGTGACGACACCCAGATGCTCGCCTACTCGCACGCCGGCCACAATTGTCAGGTCGGCCGCCAGGTGATCATCACCAACTTCACCCAGCTGTCCGGGCACGTCGTCGTCGAGGACCGCGTGGTCTTCAGCGGCATGGCCGGGGTCATCCAGTTCGCCCGGATCGGGACGCTGGCGATGGTGACGGGGCTAACGCGGATCCTGAAGGATGTGCCGCCGTACATGCTGGTCGAAGGTGACCCGCTCCGCATCGTCGCCCCCAACCGGGTCGGCCTGCAGCGCGCGGGGATCTCCCCCGAGATTCAACTGCAGCTCCGGCGCGCCCACCGACTCCTCATCCGCTCGGGGCTCGACGTCTCGCACGCCCTCGAGCGGATCGAGCGAGAACTCGGGGACTCGGAAGAGGTGCGGCATTTCGTTCACTTCATTCGCGACAGCCAAGCCCGCGGCATGGGGATCGGCCGGTGA
- the lpxI gene encoding UDP-2,3-diacylglucosamine diphosphatase LpxI (LpxI, functionally equivalent to LpxH, replaces it in LPS biosynthesis in a minority of bacteria.) has protein sequence MSGTDAPVGLIAGRGALPIEVAREARRQGRQVICVDVFDGDPGLPAAADAYYAVALGNVGGILEAFRRHGVREVLLAGKVDKLPAVRRAQLDAEGARFAGTVRDHRDTSIMNAFLALLERSGFEIGNQTRYLADCLPSPGVLGQRPPSDAEARDLRVGFAIAARVAALDIGQSVAVRNGTVVAVEAAEGTDEMIRRAGALTPGIVVAKVSRPQQDPRYDLPVVGPETVAALAEARGTALGVEAGRTILLDRDRIIAAASAAGIAVVAAPAEP, from the coding sequence GTGAGCGGCACCGACGCGCCGGTTGGGTTGATCGCCGGCCGGGGCGCGCTTCCGATCGAGGTGGCGCGGGAAGCCCGCCGGCAGGGGCGGCAGGTGATCTGCGTGGACGTCTTCGACGGTGACCCAGGCCTGCCGGCGGCCGCCGACGCCTACTACGCGGTCGCCCTGGGAAACGTGGGGGGGATCCTCGAGGCGTTCCGCCGCCACGGGGTGCGGGAGGTGCTGCTGGCCGGGAAGGTCGACAAGTTGCCCGCGGTCAGGCGCGCCCAGCTCGACGCCGAGGGCGCCCGGTTCGCGGGGACGGTGCGGGATCACCGCGACACCAGCATCATGAACGCCTTTCTCGCCCTGCTGGAGCGGTCCGGCTTTGAGATCGGGAACCAGACCCGATACTTGGCGGATTGTCTCCCCTCCCCGGGGGTCCTCGGCCAGCGTCCGCCGTCCGACGCCGAGGCCCGCGATCTCCGGGTCGGCTTCGCCATCGCCGCCCGCGTCGCCGCCCTCGATATCGGCCAGTCGGTCGCCGTCCGCAACGGGACGGTGGTGGCGGTCGAGGCGGCCGAGGGGACGGACGAGATGATTCGGCGCGCCGGCGCGCTGACCCCCGGCATCGTGGTGGCCAAGGTCAGCCGGCCCCAGCAGGATCCGCGCTACGACCTCCCCGTCGTCGGCCCCGAGACCGTGGCGGCGCTCGCCGAGGCCCGTGGGACGGCGCTGGGGGTCGAGGCCGGGCGGACCATTCTCCTCGATCGCGACCGAATCATCGCCGCCGCGTCGGCGGCCGGCATCGCGGTCGTCGCCGCCCCGGCGGAGCCGTAG
- the lpxB gene encoding lipid-A-disaccharide synthase, translated as MAGEVSGDHQGALLTAALRRQRPALAISGVGGAEMRAAGVDVLVESLRWGVIGYLEAYARLPIFAARFWRLVRLIERGRPDLLILVDFPGINRELVRHFSGRMPMVYYFPPQTYGRRGRSAERMARAAVRLLAVFPFEAEAYRRAGADVVCVGHPAVDEAAQAAASSPALRAEWGLGAEPLVGLLPGSRAQEIRGYLPPMLDAARGLRASLPVRFVLPIASPFLEPAIRRLVERAGVPVRLVGGRALDAMRVSDTIVVAAGTAAVEAACVGTPMVAVGRVSPLTYWIARRWVLTPEFDRLGFAVPNAVMDRRIIPELGQHDVTGPRIHVEVERLLADAASRERMRHDLAEVRRRLGPPGVLDRAAREALRVLDSPGPGTLR; from the coding sequence GTGGCGGGCGAGGTGTCCGGCGATCACCAGGGCGCCCTGCTCACCGCGGCGCTCCGGCGTCAGCGGCCGGCGCTCGCGATCTCGGGGGTGGGGGGCGCCGAGATGCGCGCCGCCGGCGTGGACGTGCTGGTGGAGAGCCTGCGCTGGGGTGTGATCGGGTACCTCGAGGCCTACGCCCGCCTGCCGATCTTCGCCGCGCGGTTCTGGCGGCTGGTGCGGCTGATCGAGCGGGGCCGGCCGGATCTGCTGATCCTGGTGGACTTCCCGGGAATCAACCGCGAGCTGGTTCGCCACTTCTCCGGACGGATGCCGATGGTGTACTACTTCCCGCCCCAGACCTACGGCCGGCGGGGCCGGTCGGCGGAGCGGATGGCCAGGGCCGCGGTGCGGCTGCTGGCGGTGTTCCCCTTCGAGGCGGAGGCGTATCGGCGCGCCGGCGCCGATGTCGTCTGCGTCGGGCATCCCGCCGTGGACGAGGCGGCGCAAGCTGCCGCTTCTTCCCCCGCGCTCCGTGCGGAGTGGGGCCTGGGGGCGGAGCCGCTCGTCGGCCTCCTCCCCGGCAGCCGCGCGCAGGAGATCCGCGGATACCTTCCTCCGATGCTGGACGCCGCCCGCGGGTTGCGGGCGAGCCTGCCGGTCCGGTTCGTTCTCCCGATCGCCTCCCCGTTCCTCGAGCCGGCGATCCGGAGGCTGGTAGAGCGGGCGGGAGTGCCGGTCCGCCTGGTGGGGGGGCGCGCGCTCGACGCGATGCGGGTCTCGGACACGATCGTGGTCGCGGCCGGGACCGCTGCGGTGGAGGCGGCCTGCGTCGGGACTCCGATGGTCGCCGTCGGGCGTGTCTCGCCGCTCACCTACTGGATCGCCCGGCGGTGGGTCTTGACGCCGGAGTTCGACCGGCTGGGGTTTGCGGTCCCCAACGCGGTGATGGATCGCCGGATCATCCCGGAACTCGGTCAGCATGACGTCACCGGGCCGCGGATCCACGTTGAGGTGGAGCGCCTGCTCGCGGATGCGGCGTCGCGTGAGCGGATGCGCCACGACTTGGCGGAGGTGCGGCGTCGCCTCGGGCCCCCGGGGGTGCTTGACCGCGCCGCCCGAGAAGCGCTGCGCGTGCTGGACAGCCCCGGGCCGGGCACGCTACGATAG
- the lptC gene encoding LPS export ABC transporter periplasmic protein LptC, producing MNTAHTLWSAALRALLWAIPIALMGVLVWTLPPPRRAAPAPPAPAVSAPAVSVPAPRSGTTGGISQAPSSPSPAPRPYAQIRQGDLVGTDEAGHQRWRVVADDVTVVQDKQMVLLRHVRATFYQQDGTIAVTGQAGRYNTQTREIEITGNVHGESSNGRQLFADRLHWAPTSETITGSGHIRLVEDRVVMYADRMVSNVTLGQTQFFGHVHAADR from the coding sequence GTGAACACGGCGCACACCCTCTGGTCCGCCGCCCTCCGCGCGCTTCTCTGGGCGATTCCCATTGCCCTGATGGGGGTGTTGGTGTGGACGCTTCCGCCGCCACGTCGGGCGGCGCCGGCGCCGCCGGCCCCCGCCGTGTCGGCCCCCGCCGTGTCGGTCCCCGCCCCGCGGTCGGGCACGACCGGTGGGATCTCCCAGGCTCCGTCATCTCCTTCGCCTGCCCCACGTCCCTACGCGCAGATTCGCCAGGGCGATCTGGTGGGGACCGACGAGGCCGGACATCAACGGTGGCGGGTGGTCGCGGACGACGTGACGGTCGTGCAGGACAAGCAGATGGTGCTCCTGCGGCACGTGCGGGCGACGTTCTACCAGCAGGACGGTACCATCGCCGTGACCGGGCAGGCGGGCCGGTACAATACCCAAACCCGGGAGATTGAGATCACCGGCAACGTCCACGGCGAGAGCAGCAACGGCCGCCAGCTCTTCGCCGACCGCCTGCACTGGGCGCCCACCTCCGAGACGATCACCGGGTCCGGCCACATCCGGCTCGTGGAAGACCGCGTCGTGATGTACGCGGATCGCATGGTCAGCAACGTGACACTGGGCCAGACTCAGTTCTTCGGCCACGTGCACGCCGCCGATCGGTAA